In the genome of Rhodoferax fermentans, one region contains:
- a CDS encoding DUF2917 domain-containing protein, whose protein sequence is MQQIEHYELAQQRVVGLTLRAGCTLRVDHGRLWLTQPGQHQDIWLQAGESWTQATTGLVWLSAEPSAKFELVHLLQPWPALAHLRAWLPSWVRRRAWPRQTIQVCQSS, encoded by the coding sequence ATGCAACAGATCGAACACTATGAATTGGCTCAGCAACGCGTTGTTGGCCTGACATTGCGTGCGGGCTGCACGCTGCGTGTGGACCACGGGCGGCTGTGGCTGACGCAGCCCGGTCAACACCAAGACATCTGGCTGCAGGCTGGCGAGAGCTGGACACAAGCCACCACCGGACTGGTGTGGCTCAGCGCCGAACCCAGTGCGAAGTTTGAGCTGGTCCATCTGCTGCAGCCCTGGCCAGCGCTGGCACATCTGCGTGCTTGGCTCCCAAGCTGGGTGCGCCGCCGGGCTTGGCCCCGGCAAACCATCCAGGTTTGCCAGTCATCTTAA
- a CDS encoding nucleoside deaminase: MSPDQVNRHLRRANEVARQAMNQGHHPFGAILVAPDLETVLLEQGNVDTVNHAESVLARIAAGQYAPDFLGDCTLVTTVEPCAMCAGTQYWANIGKLVFGLTERRLLGLTGNHAENPTLDLPCRTVFAAGQKTIRVIGPVPEVEAEIAALHSSFWTAAQVAPPKLAP; encoded by the coding sequence ATGAGCCCGGACCAAGTCAACCGCCACCTGCGGCGCGCCAACGAGGTAGCGCGGCAAGCCATGAACCAAGGACACCACCCGTTTGGTGCGATTCTGGTCGCGCCTGACCTGGAGACGGTGCTGCTGGAACAAGGCAATGTCGACACGGTCAATCACGCAGAATCGGTGCTGGCCCGCATAGCTGCTGGGCAGTATGCTCCTGATTTTTTAGGGGACTGCACCCTGGTGACCACCGTGGAGCCCTGCGCCATGTGTGCCGGTACCCAGTACTGGGCGAACATTGGCAAGCTGGTGTTTGGGCTGACCGAGCGCCGCCTGCTGGGCCTGACTGGCAACCATGCCGAGAACCCGACGCTCGATTTGCCGTGCCGCACGGTGTTTGCCGCCGGGCAAAAAACGATTCGCGTGATTGGCCCGGTGCCTGAGGTCGAGGCAGAAATTGCCGCCCTGCACAGCAGTTTCTGGACGGCTGCCCAGGTGGCTCCGCCTAAACTGGCGCCATGA
- a CDS encoding ABC transporter substrate-binding protein, with the protein MPKRFFLQTTLALAATSVLGLAQAQTTPIKFQLDWRFEGPAAFFVTPAAKGYFKAAGLDVTIDAGNGSGGTVTRVASGAYDMGFADLAALMEFHANNPDAPNKPVAVMMVYNDTPASVMALKKSGIKTPADLSGKKLGAPVFDAGRRAFPIFAKANAVTNVAWTAMDPPLRETMLVRGDVDAITGFTFTSLLNLEARGVKAADVTVLPYPDFGVKLYGNAIIVSPKMIKDNPAAIKAFLAAFAKGAKDVITNPAAAIADVKARDGIVNVELETRRLKLAIDTVINSPNARAEGFGQVNGPRLSLMASQVSDAFNTKTRVNPEQVWNGSFLPTKAVLDVLPKK; encoded by the coding sequence ATGCCCAAACGCTTTTTTCTCCAAACGACTCTTGCCCTGGCTGCCACCTCGGTGCTGGGCCTGGCCCAGGCCCAAACCACCCCGATCAAGTTCCAGCTCGATTGGCGTTTTGAAGGCCCTGCGGCCTTTTTTGTGACCCCCGCTGCCAAAGGCTATTTCAAGGCCGCCGGGCTGGATGTGACGATTGACGCCGGCAACGGCTCGGGTGGCACGGTGACCCGTGTGGCCTCGGGTGCGTACGACATGGGGTTTGCCGATTTGGCCGCGCTGATGGAGTTCCACGCCAACAACCCCGACGCACCCAACAAGCCGGTGGCGGTGATGATGGTCTACAACGACACACCGGCCTCGGTGATGGCGCTCAAAAAATCCGGCATCAAAACCCCGGCTGACCTGAGTGGCAAAAAACTCGGCGCCCCGGTGTTTGACGCGGGCCGCCGTGCCTTCCCGATTTTTGCCAAGGCCAACGCCGTGACCAATGTGGCCTGGACCGCGATGGACCCGCCGCTGCGCGAAACCATGCTGGTGCGCGGTGATGTGGATGCCATCACCGGCTTCACCTTCACCTCCCTGTTGAACCTGGAAGCACGGGGTGTCAAGGCCGCTGATGTGACGGTGCTGCCGTACCCCGATTTTGGTGTCAAGCTCTATGGCAATGCCATCATCGTTTCGCCCAAGATGATCAAGGACAACCCGGCCGCGATCAAAGCCTTTCTGGCTGCATTTGCCAAGGGCGCCAAGGACGTGATCACCAACCCCGCAGCAGCCATTGCGGATGTGAAAGCGCGTGACGGCATCGTGAATGTGGAGCTGGAAACCCGCCGCCTCAAACTCGCGATTGACACCGTGATCAACAGCCCCAACGCCCGTGCTGAAGGGTTTGGCCAGGTCAACGGCCCACGCTTGAGTTTGATGGCCAGCCAAGTGTCGGACGCCTTTAACACCAAGACTCGCGTGAACCCCGAACAGGTCTGGAACGGCAGCTTTTTGCCGACCAAGGCCGTGCTGGACGTGTTGCCCAAGAAATAA
- a CDS encoding pirin family protein gives MNTTVHTTTVAHPRSVERLVAGQATSDGAGVKLTRVLTQNLQRRLDPFLMLDAFGSDQPDDYIAGFPDHPHRGFETITYMIAGRMRHRDSAGHEGLLENGGVQWMTAGRGVIHSEIPQQEDGVMEGFQLWLNLPARDKMMAPWYRDFKAADLPKLTTEQGVAVTVIAGDSHGVGGAVTRETTAPLYLDIHLPAGSRFEQVVPASHNAFVYVYRGEVSIAGQTVPVQRMALLANSPEADGVVIEASADAKVLLIAGQPLGEPIAQYGPFVMNTQQEIYQALSDMRDGRFGE, from the coding sequence ATGAACACCACAGTACACACCACCACCGTTGCCCATCCGCGCAGCGTGGAGCGTCTGGTGGCCGGGCAGGCCACCTCGGACGGCGCGGGCGTCAAACTCACACGGGTGCTGACACAAAACCTGCAGCGCCGACTGGACCCGTTCTTGATGCTTGACGCCTTTGGCAGTGACCAGCCCGACGACTACATTGCCGGTTTTCCGGATCACCCGCACCGCGGTTTTGAGACCATCACCTACATGATTGCCGGGCGCATGCGCCACCGCGACAGCGCGGGCCACGAAGGCCTGCTCGAAAACGGTGGTGTGCAGTGGATGACCGCCGGGCGCGGCGTGATCCACTCCGAGATCCCGCAGCAGGAAGACGGTGTGATGGAAGGATTTCAGCTCTGGCTGAACCTGCCCGCACGCGACAAGATGATGGCCCCGTGGTACCGCGACTTCAAGGCGGCTGACCTGCCCAAGCTCACCACCGAACAAGGTGTGGCCGTGACGGTGATTGCCGGTGACAGCCACGGTGTGGGTGGTGCGGTGACACGTGAGACCACCGCGCCGCTGTATCTGGACATCCATCTGCCTGCCGGATCGCGCTTTGAGCAGGTGGTGCCTGCTAGTCACAACGCTTTTGTGTATGTGTACCGGGGCGAGGTGAGCATCGCCGGGCAGACGGTACCGGTGCAACGTATGGCCTTGCTGGCCAACAGCCCGGAAGCCGATGGCGTGGTGATCGAAGCGTCTGCCGATGCCAAGGTGCTGTTGATCGCCGGGCAGCCACTCGGTGAACCGATTGCCCAGTACGGCCCGTTTGTGATGAACACCCAGCAGGAGATCTACCAGGCGCTCAGCGACATGCGCGACGGGCGTTTCGGCGAGTAA
- a CDS encoding ABC transporter ATP-binding protein translates to MHKEPSPWFVDFSDVWLAYNHELLVENQFAVEAIDLKVRQGEFIAIVGPSGCGKSTFMKLATGLKMPSMGKILIDQQPVTGPLKISGMAFQAPSLLPWRTTVDNVLLPLEIVEPYRSHFKAKRKEYEERARQLLQKVGLGGYEDKFPWQLSGGMQQRASICRALIHEPKMLLLDEPFGALDAFTREELWCILRDLWTEQKFNVILVTHDLRESVFLADTVYVMSKSPGRFVVRREIDLPRPRDLEITYTQEFGDIVHELRGHIGAVRQTGASVVP, encoded by the coding sequence ATGCACAAAGAGCCATCCCCCTGGTTTGTCGATTTTTCAGACGTCTGGCTGGCCTACAACCATGAGTTGCTGGTGGAAAACCAGTTTGCCGTGGAGGCGATTGACCTCAAGGTGCGCCAGGGTGAGTTCATCGCCATCGTCGGGCCGTCGGGCTGTGGCAAATCCACCTTCATGAAGCTGGCCACTGGCTTGAAGATGCCCTCCATGGGCAAAATTTTGATCGACCAGCAGCCGGTGACCGGGCCACTCAAGATCAGCGGCATGGCGTTTCAGGCGCCCAGCCTGTTGCCCTGGCGTACCACGGTGGACAACGTGCTGCTGCCGCTTGAAATTGTGGAACCCTACCGCAGCCACTTCAAAGCCAAACGCAAGGAATACGAGGAACGTGCGCGCCAACTGCTGCAAAAAGTCGGTCTGGGAGGGTACGAAGACAAGTTCCCTTGGCAGCTCTCGGGCGGCATGCAGCAGCGCGCCAGCATCTGCCGTGCGCTGATCCACGAGCCCAAGATGCTGCTGCTCGATGAGCCTTTTGGTGCGCTTGATGCGTTTACGCGGGAAGAGTTGTGGTGCATCTTGCGCGACTTGTGGACCGAGCAGAAGTTCAACGTGATCCTGGTCACCCATGACCTGCGCGAGAGTGTGTTCCTGGCCGACACGGTGTATGTGATGAGCAAAAGCCCGGGCCGGTTTGTGGTGCGCCGGGAGATTGACTTGCCGCGCCCGCGTGACCTGGAGATCACCTACACCCAGGAATTTGGCGACATCGTGCACGAACTGCGTGGCCACATAGGTGCTGTGCGCCAAACTGGTGCATCCGTTGTGCCATGA
- a CDS encoding LysR family transcriptional regulator codes for MMEQSSPHIDPNDLLVFARVADLGSFSKAAERLGWPKSTVSRRISALETQLGERLLLRTTRRQTVTEFGQQLLDHARQVALEVDAVVALREQRQALPSGRLRVSMPSDFANLLLADTLAAFVAMHPGISLELDLSPRRVDLLGEGFDVAVRIGSLPDDNLLAARRLAVFSSGLYAAPAYLAEHGDPQTPAELTQHDAVRLLGGNGEPVPWTLTRGEERWQAVPPGRATANAPELLIRLARAGVGIAAVPDYFALPDVRRGELRRVLPDWVLPSPVAWAVFPGRKLMPAKTRVFIDMLQTALGGSDSALAE; via the coding sequence ATGATGGAACAATCAAGCCCCCACATCGACCCCAACGACCTGCTGGTATTTGCCCGTGTGGCCGACCTGGGCAGCTTCAGCAAAGCTGCCGAGCGCCTGGGCTGGCCCAAATCGACCGTGTCGCGGCGCATCTCGGCCCTGGAGACCCAGCTCGGTGAACGCCTGCTGTTGCGCACCACCCGGCGCCAGACGGTGACCGAGTTTGGCCAGCAGCTGCTGGACCACGCACGCCAGGTGGCGCTGGAGGTGGACGCGGTGGTGGCCCTGCGTGAACAGCGCCAGGCCCTGCCGAGCGGGCGGTTGCGGGTCTCGATGCCGAGTGACTTTGCCAACCTGCTGCTGGCCGACACCCTGGCTGCGTTTGTGGCCATGCACCCGGGCATCTCGCTGGAGCTGGACTTGTCACCGCGCCGGGTTGACCTGCTCGGTGAGGGGTTTGATGTGGCGGTGCGTATTGGCTCGTTACCTGACGACAACCTGCTGGCAGCGCGGCGGCTGGCGGTGTTTTCCAGCGGCCTGTACGCCGCACCAGCGTATCTGGCCGAACACGGTGACCCCCAGACCCCAGCCGAGCTGACCCAGCATGACGCGGTGCGCCTGCTGGGTGGCAATGGCGAGCCAGTCCCCTGGACACTGACCCGTGGTGAGGAGCGCTGGCAGGCGGTGCCACCCGGGCGCGCCACCGCCAATGCGCCCGAACTGCTGATCCGCCTGGCGCGTGCCGGTGTTGGCATTGCGGCGGTGCCGGACTATTTTGCGCTGCCCGATGTGCGGCGGGGTGAATTGCGCCGTGTCTTGCCCGACTGGGTGTTGCCCAGCCCGGTGGCCTGGGCGGTGTTTCCGGGGCGCAAACTCATGCCCGCCAAAACCCGTGTCTTCATCGACATGTTGCAGACCGCGCTGGGTGGCAGCGACAGCGCCTTGGCCGAATGA
- a CDS encoding urease accessory protein UreD, whose protein sequence is MTWHAQLDIRYTSEQERTVARHSHNGPLRILQSLYPEGDGICHNVLVHPPGGLVGGDTLDMTVAASGKAHGLLTTPGATRFYRSAGELALQRTRIDLQDQARLEWLPLEALAYNQCRAENRLTLNLAPQAEFMGWDVTAFGLPSAALPFELGSFLQHIEVPGVWLERGRIDATDKRLMDGPLGLAGHRCMASLFFVSGSPLERHRREAGLELARSLLDAHALHASAGVSCPNPQVMVLRVLSPLVEPAMLLLRQVWVAWRAHFWQLPAVSPRIWST, encoded by the coding sequence ATGACCTGGCACGCCCAACTCGACATCCGCTACACCTCAGAGCAAGAGCGCACGGTGGCGCGGCACAGCCACAATGGCCCGCTACGTATCTTGCAAAGCCTGTACCCGGAAGGTGATGGCATTTGCCACAACGTGTTGGTGCACCCACCCGGTGGCTTGGTGGGTGGTGACACGCTGGACATGACGGTGGCCGCCAGTGGCAAGGCCCACGGCCTGCTCACCACACCGGGCGCCACCCGTTTTTACCGCTCTGCCGGTGAGCTGGCGCTGCAGCGCACACGGATTGACCTGCAGGACCAGGCCCGCTTGGAGTGGCTGCCGTTGGAAGCATTGGCCTACAACCAGTGCCGTGCCGAAAACCGCCTGACGTTGAACCTGGCGCCCCAGGCTGAGTTCATGGGCTGGGATGTGACCGCCTTTGGCCTGCCCAGCGCCGCCTTGCCGTTTGAGTTGGGCAGTTTTTTGCAGCATATCGAGGTGCCGGGTGTTTGGCTGGAGCGAGGCCGTATCGATGCGACAGACAAACGGTTGATGGATGGCCCGCTGGGGCTGGCTGGCCACCGGTGTATGGCCTCGCTGTTTTTTGTGAGTGGCAGTCCGCTGGAGCGCCATCGCCGTGAGGCTGGGCTGGAGCTCGCACGCAGCCTGCTTGACGCCCATGCGCTGCACGCCAGCGCGGGTGTGAGCTGCCCGAACCCGCAGGTGATGGTGCTGCGGGTGTTGTCGCCGCTGGTGGAGCCCGCCATGTTGCTGCTGCGCCAGGTATGGGTGGCCTGGCGTGCCCATTTCTGGCAGCTGCCTGCGGTGAGCCCACGCATCTGGTCGACCTGA
- a CDS encoding ABC transporter permease yields MNKRQMEIWSPWLLLTAVLVLWQVLCSAFAVSEFIFPSPWRIWTQFWEFRDVIAGHAWRTFWVTMVGFGLAIVVGVLLGFVIGSSRLAYAAVYPLMTAFNALPKAAFVPILVVWFGIGVGPAILTAFLISFFPIMVNIATGLATLEPELEDVLRVLGAKRWDVLIKVGLPRSMPYFYGSLKVAITLAFVGTTVSEMTAANEGIGYLLISAGSSMQMGLAFAGLVVVGAMAMVMYELFSVIEKHTTGWAHRGSQGH; encoded by the coding sequence ATGAACAAAAGACAAATGGAAATCTGGTCGCCCTGGCTGCTGCTGACCGCGGTGCTTGTGTTGTGGCAGGTGTTGTGCTCGGCATTTGCCGTGTCCGAGTTCATTTTTCCGAGCCCGTGGCGCATCTGGACGCAGTTCTGGGAGTTTCGTGATGTCATCGCTGGCCACGCTTGGCGCACCTTTTGGGTGACGATGGTGGGTTTTGGTTTGGCCATTGTGGTGGGGGTGTTGCTGGGTTTTGTGATCGGCAGCTCGCGCCTGGCTTATGCGGCGGTTTACCCGCTGATGACGGCGTTTAATGCCTTGCCCAAAGCCGCGTTTGTGCCGATTCTGGTGGTCTGGTTTGGCATCGGGGTCGGCCCGGCGATCCTGACCGCGTTTTTGATCAGCTTTTTCCCGATCATGGTCAACATCGCCACCGGCTTGGCGACGCTGGAGCCTGAGCTGGAAGATGTGCTGCGGGTGCTGGGTGCCAAACGCTGGGACGTGTTGATCAAGGTGGGCCTGCCGCGATCCATGCCGTATTTTTATGGCTCTCTCAAGGTGGCGATCACGCTGGCGTTTGTGGGCACCACGGTCAGTGAGATGACCGCTGCCAACGAAGGCATTGGTTACCTGCTGATTTCGGCCGGGTCGTCCATGCAGATGGGGCTGGCTTTTGCCGGGCTGGTGGTGGTGGGTGCGATGGCGATGGTGATGTACGAGCTGTTCAGCGTCATCGAAAAACACACCACCGGCTGGGCACATCGCGGCTCGCAGGGGCATTGA
- a CDS encoding PLP-dependent aminotransferase family protein, which produces MNTTSPDPASSQHLKSSDPASALSGQGTLVDQLVQWAELRMSQQVFRPGMRMPSVRQLATERGVSRFTVVEAYERLVARGRLQARRGAGFFVREPEQAASPKRARATPARVQPIDMGWLVRNMQSGIAADKAPGFGYLPPDLCGGELIKGGLRSVAATAGLQLSHAALAQGYAPLREQIVRRLAELEISASPAQILTTSGATQAVDLIARKFLRPGDSVIVGNPAWSAQLGTLSMMGVNLVSLPYTPQGPDVAALAELAASCQPKMLLLNTVLHNPTGLLLTPAAAYQILRVAEAHDLIVVEDDIYADFLPSGIPTARLASLDQLKRVIYLGSFSKMLVPNVRVGYLAASAEIAETLGNQKLLTSLATPEINERIVHRALTEGSYRKHCQRVHAALDELREPTFARLESLGLTPYCRPQAGFHGWFDTGVDTIALAALALEAGYLLAPGALFSPQQSPSTFMRMNIATSQNPAVLKWLETTLNQLRR; this is translated from the coding sequence ATGAACACCACGTCCCCAGATCCGGCCAGCTCGCAACACCTCAAGTCATCTGATCCCGCCAGCGCCTTGAGCGGGCAGGGCACGCTGGTGGACCAACTCGTGCAGTGGGCCGAGTTGCGCATGAGCCAGCAGGTGTTTCGCCCTGGTATGCGCATGCCCTCGGTGCGCCAGCTGGCGACAGAGCGGGGTGTCTCGCGATTCACCGTGGTCGAGGCTTATGAGCGGTTGGTGGCGCGTGGGCGGCTGCAGGCGCGCCGGGGTGCGGGCTTTTTTGTGCGTGAGCCAGAGCAAGCGGCCAGCCCCAAACGGGCCCGGGCCACCCCGGCGCGGGTCCAGCCCATCGACATGGGCTGGCTGGTCCGCAACATGCAAAGTGGCATTGCCGCCGACAAGGCGCCCGGTTTTGGTTACCTGCCACCCGATTTGTGTGGCGGTGAGCTGATCAAAGGTGGCCTGCGTTCGGTGGCGGCCACGGCGGGTTTGCAGCTGTCACACGCGGCGCTGGCGCAGGGCTACGCGCCATTGCGTGAGCAGATCGTGCGGCGCCTGGCCGAGCTGGAGATATCTGCCAGCCCGGCACAGATCCTGACCACCTCGGGCGCGACCCAGGCGGTGGACCTGATTGCGCGCAAGTTCCTGCGCCCTGGTGACAGCGTGATTGTGGGCAACCCGGCCTGGTCGGCGCAGCTGGGCACGCTCTCGATGATGGGGGTCAACCTGGTCAGCCTGCCCTACACCCCGCAGGGGCCAGACGTGGCCGCGCTGGCCGAGTTGGCGGCCAGTTGCCAGCCCAAGATGTTGCTGCTCAACACCGTGTTGCACAACCCGACCGGCCTGCTGCTGACGCCTGCGGCGGCCTACCAGATCCTGCGTGTGGCCGAGGCCCATGACCTGATTGTGGTGGAAGACGACATTTACGCCGACTTTTTGCCCAGCGGCATTCCGACAGCGCGGCTGGCCAGCCTGGATCAGCTCAAGCGGGTGATTTACCTGGGCAGTTTTTCCAAGATGCTGGTGCCCAATGTGCGCGTGGGTTATCTGGCCGCTTCGGCCGAGATTGCCGAAACCCTGGGTAACCAGAAGCTGTTGACCTCACTGGCCACCCCCGAGATCAACGAACGCATCGTGCACCGGGCACTCACCGAAGGCAGCTACCGCAAACACTGCCAGCGTGTGCATGCGGCGCTCGACGAGTTACGCGAGCCGACCTTTGCCCGGCTGGAGTCACTTGGTCTGACACCTTATTGTCGACCGCAGGCCGGTTTTCATGGCTGGTTTGACACCGGGGTGGACACCATCGCGCTGGCCGCGCTGGCGCTGGAGGCGGGTTACCTGCTGGCGCCGGGCGCGCTGTTTTCACCGCAACAAAGCCCCAGCACCTTCATGCGCATGAACATCGCCACCAGCCAGAACCCGGCGGTGTTGAAGTGGCTGGAGACAACGCTGAACCAGCTGCGGCGCTAG
- a CDS encoding TIGR01212 family radical SAM protein (This family includes YhcC from E. coli K-12, an uncharacterized radical SAM protein.) yields the protein MTLDTPCPFGERRYNAWNEHVKTRYGGRVQKVSVQAGFTCPNRDGLLGKGGCTFCNNDGFTPGYLDTQQTITEQISAGLNFLRRRYPNTQRYMAYFQSYSNTYGEFERLRACYDEALAHPDISGLAIGTRPDCLPDVVLDYLAELSRHHIIELEIGIESCNDAVLARVNRGHDFACSVDAIQRAAARGLEVTAHLLLGLPGESVDSMLDGARQLSNLPIHALKLHQLQVVRGTLLARDWRRDPESVPLLGEDECIGLLADFIERLAPHILLQRVGSEVPPSQKLAPEWNVRLSELAPRISAELTKRGSWQGCRYQPTH from the coding sequence ATGACCTTAGACACCCCCTGCCCGTTTGGTGAACGCCGTTACAACGCCTGGAACGAACACGTCAAAACCCGTTACGGCGGGCGCGTGCAAAAGGTCTCGGTGCAGGCCGGTTTCACCTGCCCAAACCGCGACGGCCTGCTGGGCAAAGGGGGCTGCACCTTCTGCAACAACGACGGCTTCACCCCGGGTTACCTCGACACCCAGCAAACCATCACCGAGCAGATCAGCGCCGGGCTCAATTTCCTGCGGCGGCGTTACCCCAACACCCAGCGCTACATGGCGTATTTCCAGAGCTACAGCAACACCTACGGCGAGTTCGAACGCCTGCGTGCCTGTTATGACGAGGCACTGGCCCACCCCGATATCAGCGGCCTGGCCATCGGCACCCGGCCCGACTGCCTGCCCGATGTGGTGCTGGACTACCTGGCCGAGCTGTCACGCCACCACATCATTGAGCTGGAGATCGGCATCGAATCGTGCAATGACGCGGTGCTGGCGCGCGTCAACCGCGGCCATGACTTTGCCTGCAGTGTGGATGCGATCCAGCGCGCCGCAGCACGCGGGCTGGAAGTGACCGCGCACCTGTTGTTAGGCCTGCCCGGTGAGTCGGTGGACAGCATGCTCGACGGTGCACGGCAACTCTCAAACCTGCCGATCCACGCGCTCAAATTACATCAGTTGCAGGTGGTGCGTGGCACCTTGCTGGCGCGGGACTGGCGGCGTGACCCCGAGTCGGTGCCGCTGCTGGGGGAAGATGAATGCATCGGCTTGCTGGCCGACTTCATCGAGCGGCTGGCACCGCACATCCTCTTGCAACGTGTGGGAAGCGAGGTACCGCCTTCGCAAAAACTCGCGCCCGAGTGGAATGTGCGCCTGTCTGAGCTGGCGCCCCGCATCTCTGCCGAACTGACCAAGCGCGGCAGCTGGCAGGGTTGCCGTTACCAGCCGACTCATTAA
- a CDS encoding restriction endonuclease, translated as MSSNSLYAVLLRSPWWASMLVVLVIVLASGALLPAQYRPFGMLAALPFLGIGLYRAWQQGQGPNSKRVAQALERAGAMPWREFSALLQRAYEHQGYAVTPLPGSAADFKLTFSGRTILVSAKRWKAAAHGVEPLRELLATGRSQDVDICVYISLGEVSAQAQSFAKEHGVTLVSGQTLAGLILNHV; from the coding sequence ATGTCCTCCAACTCCTTGTACGCCGTTCTGCTGCGCTCGCCCTGGTGGGCCAGCATGTTGGTGGTGCTGGTGATTGTGCTGGCCAGTGGTGCGCTGTTGCCCGCCCAATACCGTCCGTTCGGGATGCTGGCAGCCTTGCCTTTTCTGGGCATTGGTTTGTACCGCGCGTGGCAACAGGGGCAGGGACCCAACTCGAAGCGTGTGGCACAGGCGCTGGAACGCGCAGGGGCGATGCCCTGGCGTGAGTTCTCAGCGCTGCTGCAGCGGGCCTATGAACACCAGGGTTATGCGGTGACCCCACTGCCCGGTTCGGCGGCAGACTTCAAGCTGACGTTCTCGGGCCGCACCATTCTGGTCAGTGCCAAACGCTGGAAAGCCGCCGCACATGGGGTTGAACCCTTGCGCGAACTGCTGGCAACCGGGCGCAGCCAGGACGTTGATATCTGCGTCTACATCAGCCTGGGGGAGGTGTCTGCGCAGGCACAGTCCTTTGCCAAAGAGCATGGCGTCACGCTGGTGTCTGGTCAGACGCTGGCTGGCCTGATCCTGAACCATGTCTGA
- a CDS encoding FMN-dependent NADH-azoreductase — translation MNILQINASARREGANSTRVANSIVARLHVANPGATLTLRDLAVTPHPVLDEAALGALFTPAEQRTPEQAARVALDDALIAEIQAHDTIVLGVPMYNFGVPVQLKSWIDAIARAGVTFRYTANGPEGLLTGKKVYVALARGGLYRDTANDSQVPYLKSVLGFLGLTDVHFIYAEGLAMGPEASDKGFAKAEADLQAALA, via the coding sequence ATGAACATTCTGCAAATCAACGCCAGTGCCCGCCGCGAAGGCGCCAACTCCACCCGTGTCGCCAACAGCATCGTGGCCCGCCTGCATGTGGCCAACCCCGGCGCCACCCTGACGCTGCGCGACCTGGCGGTGACACCCCACCCGGTGCTGGACGAAGCCGCGCTGGGTGCACTGTTCACCCCGGCCGAGCAACGCACACCCGAGCAGGCCGCCCGTGTGGCGCTGGACGATGCGCTGATCGCCGAAATCCAGGCGCACGACACCATCGTGCTCGGTGTGCCGATGTACAACTTTGGCGTGCCGGTGCAGCTCAAGAGCTGGATTGACGCGATTGCCCGCGCGGGTGTGACCTTCCGCTACACGGCCAACGGCCCTGAAGGCCTGCTCACCGGTAAAAAGGTCTATGTGGCGCTGGCCCGTGGCGGCCTGTACCGTGACACGGCCAACGATTCCCAGGTGCCGTACCTGAAGTCGGTGCTGGGTTTCCTGGGCCTGACCGATGTGCACTTCATCTATGCCGAAGGTTTGGCCATGGGCCCTGAGGCCAGCGATAAAGGTTTTGCCAAGGCTGAGGCCGACCTGCAGGCCGCACTGGCCTGA
- a CDS encoding GNAT family N-acetyltransferase, producing the protein MNIRAASPQDASTLAWLISAANRDVATQFGLTVENCPKHPSFCSADWVLAGMARGECYFLAEDSTGPIGCVAFEPAGAGLAYLNRLSVLPAQQRQGVGAQLVQHVLQVASAAACQRVSIGVIAQHIALQHWYGQLGFVTAETKHFAHLPFSVTYMHCLVPPPCVTRRNARRACR; encoded by the coding sequence ATGAACATCCGTGCCGCCAGCCCCCAAGACGCCAGCACCCTCGCCTGGCTGATCAGCGCCGCCAACCGCGATGTGGCCACACAGTTTGGTTTGACTGTGGAGAACTGCCCCAAACACCCGTCGTTCTGCAGCGCAGACTGGGTGTTGGCGGGCATGGCGCGGGGAGAGTGCTACTTTTTGGCCGAGGACAGCACCGGCCCCATCGGCTGCGTGGCCTTTGAGCCCGCAGGCGCGGGGCTGGCCTATCTGAACCGCCTGTCGGTGTTACCCGCCCAGCAGCGCCAAGGTGTGGGGGCGCAGCTGGTGCAACATGTGTTGCAGGTGGCCAGCGCCGCCGCTTGCCAGCGCGTGAGCATCGGGGTGATTGCTCAGCACATCGCGCTGCAACATTGGTATGGCCAGCTTGGTTTTGTGACTGCCGAGACAAAACACTTTGCACACCTGCCGTTTTCGGTGACCTACATGCACTGCCTGGTGCCACCCCCTTGCGTTACTCGCCGAAACGCCCGTCGCGCATGTCGCTGA